Proteins from a single region of Candidatus Scalindua japonica:
- a CDS encoding MBL fold metallo-hydrolase produces MKKSGRYLSESVSWFNLIIMKLTILGSGTAIVTARRGPSGYLIKIEDKTLLLDGGSGTLRKIAEASSSFKEIDYAIYTHLHPDHVTDLISLLFALMIPSNYKSKDLTVVGPAGMKEFYRNLSKTFNNVIEPRGYELTINELSGGYLDFENFRITSSLIKHHEGSLAYRIESKEGKSIVYSGDTDYCENIVDLARDVDVLLLECSYPGHIKVEGHLNSTLAGKVARESNCKKLVLTHFYPICDEYDILGECREEFSGEVVLAEDLMTIEV; encoded by the coding sequence ATGAAGAAGTCGGGCAGGTATCTGAGTGAATCTGTGTCCTGGTTTAATCTGATCATTATGAAACTTACCATTCTCGGTTCAGGAACCGCTATTGTTACGGCAAGGAGAGGCCCTTCAGGCTATCTCATCAAGATAGAGGACAAGACACTGCTGCTTGACGGCGGCTCCGGCACCCTGAGAAAGATTGCTGAAGCATCGTCAAGCTTCAAAGAGATTGATTATGCAATTTATACACACCTCCATCCGGACCATGTTACAGACCTTATCTCACTCCTGTTTGCACTGATGATACCTAGTAACTATAAAAGTAAAGATCTTACCGTAGTCGGTCCTGCCGGAATGAAAGAGTTTTACCGGAACCTGTCGAAAACATTCAATAATGTTATTGAACCAAGGGGATATGAACTCACGATTAATGAATTATCCGGAGGCTATCTGGACTTCGAAAACTTCAGAATTACTTCAAGCCTCATTAAGCACCACGAAGGAAGTCTCGCGTATCGCATTGAATCAAAAGAGGGAAAGAGCATAGTATACTCCGGAGATACTGATTATTGTGAAAATATTGTTGATCTGGCACGTGACGTAGACGTGTTGTTGCTGGAGTGTTCATACCCGGGACACATAAAGGTGGAAGGTCACCTTAACTCCACGCTTGCGGGCAAGGTAGCAAGGGAGTCAAACTGTAAGAAGCTTGTCCTGACACACTTCTATCCAATATGTGATGAATACGATATACTGGGAGAATGCAGAGAGGAATTCAGCGGGGAGGTAGTATTGGCCGAGGACTTAATGACTATTGAAGTTTAA
- a CDS encoding rhomboid family intramembrane serine protease, whose product MNASVKKNLYWIIGFVVLIWIIELINFSTGRHLSDWGILPRTLKGLIGIPLSPFLHAGLIHTMMNTIPLAILGGFVMLYGKQTFLKISIIIIFVSGLALWLFARPSCHVGASALIFGYFSYLVMYAWYNRSLKSVIIAVVTVFLYGGIIWGLLPSFSQVSWEGHLFGLLAGALAARLEKTKK is encoded by the coding sequence ATGAACGCCTCGGTAAAAAAGAATTTATACTGGATTATCGGATTTGTAGTATTAATCTGGATCATTGAATTAATTAATTTTTCAACAGGCCGCCATCTTTCCGATTGGGGCATCCTTCCACGAACATTAAAAGGGCTTATAGGAATCCCCTTAAGTCCTTTTCTGCATGCAGGCTTAATCCACACGATGATGAATACCATACCATTGGCTATCCTCGGAGGATTTGTTATGCTGTACGGCAAACAAACATTTTTAAAAATATCTATTATCATTATTTTTGTCAGCGGCCTAGCTCTATGGCTATTTGCTCGCCCCTCTTGTCATGTAGGTGCCAGTGCTTTGATCTTTGGATATTTTAGTTATCTGGTAATGTATGCCTGGTATAATCGCAGTTTGAAATCGGTTATTATTGCGGTTGTTACCGTCTTTCTTTATGGAGGTATTATATGGGGCCTGTTGCCATCATTTTCACAAGTTTCCTGGGAAGGCCATCTCTTTGGTCTACTTGCCGGAGCCCTTGCCGCTCGTCTGGAAAAAACAAAAAAATAG
- a CDS encoding class I SAM-dependent methyltransferase translates to MDNQDLRKEIIDLINRRGKITFADFMESVLYHPEYGYYTANKEKIGKKGDYYTSSDVHPVFGELIAKQMEQMWRLMGSGRFTIVEIGAGKGWLCYDLLNCIRNEYPEFFQMITYRIVEISKDLIGRQSNTLKGLEEKVSWEFFSEDGFSFDPIEGCFLSNEFVDSLPVHQVVVENNCLKEIYVTIKDDLFCETVEELSCQELLDYFSALKIDLKEGQRAEVNLKAIVWVKNLSHYLNRGFIITIDYGHLAEELYSEERHTGALMCYYKHTTNENPYERVGNQDITSHVNFSSLMHEGNRLELSTTGFTRQSNFLIALGILNKMNESQGDFNKLLTMKNLFLPGGMGDTFKVLIQHKGVDKPELIGLRSMSEPGLVSEIEGYYPDASG, encoded by the coding sequence ATGGATAATCAGGATTTAAGGAAAGAGATTATAGATTTGATAAACAGGAGAGGAAAGATAACATTTGCTGATTTTATGGAATCAGTACTTTATCATCCTGAATACGGATACTACACTGCCAATAAGGAGAAGATCGGTAAAAAAGGTGACTATTATACCAGTTCAGATGTTCATCCCGTATTTGGCGAGCTTATTGCGAAACAGATGGAACAGATGTGGCGGCTCATGGGGAGTGGACGGTTTACGATTGTTGAGATAGGCGCCGGTAAAGGCTGGCTCTGTTATGATTTACTTAATTGTATAAGGAATGAATATCCCGAATTCTTTCAGATGATTACTTACAGGATAGTTGAGATAAGCAAGGATCTGATTGGAAGGCAATCTAACACCTTAAAAGGCTTGGAAGAGAAAGTATCGTGGGAGTTTTTTTCTGAAGACGGTTTTTCATTTGATCCGATTGAAGGGTGTTTTTTATCAAACGAGTTTGTTGATTCGCTTCCTGTTCATCAGGTGGTAGTAGAAAATAACTGCTTAAAGGAAATTTATGTAACAATTAAAGACGATCTATTTTGTGAGACAGTAGAAGAACTGTCATGTCAGGAACTACTGGATTATTTTAGTGCATTAAAAATAGATCTGAAAGAGGGACAACGGGCAGAGGTGAACTTAAAAGCTATCGTCTGGGTAAAAAATTTATCACATTACCTGAACCGTGGCTTTATTATCACAATAGATTATGGTCATCTGGCCGAAGAGCTCTATTCTGAAGAGAGGCACACGGGAGCGTTAATGTGTTATTACAAGCACACAACAAATGAGAACCCGTACGAAAGAGTTGGCAATCAGGACATAACATCTCATGTAAATTTCAGCAGTCTGATGCATGAGGGGAATAGATTAGAACTAAGTACAACCGGTTTTACCAGACAGTCAAACTTTTTAATTGCACTTGGTATCCTCAATAAGATGAATGAGAGCCAGGGAGATTTCAACAAACTCCTGACAATGAAAAATCTCTTCCTGCCGGGCGGGATGGGTGATACGTTTAAGGTCTTGATTCAGCACAAAGGGGTTGATAAACCTGAACTGATTGGGCTAAGGAGTATGTCTGAACCGGGACTTGTTAGTGAAATTGAAGGGTACTATCCGGACGCTTCCGGATAG